The Branchiostoma floridae strain S238N-H82 chromosome 10, Bfl_VNyyK, whole genome shotgun sequence genome has a segment encoding these proteins:
- the LOC118425154 gene encoding BTB/POZ domain-containing protein KCTD7-like isoform X2, with amino-acid sequence MADEEEFPQVIPLNVGGHTFTTTLMTLRRHEDSMLAAMFSGRHRATQDAEGRYFIDREGTYFIHILNFLRSETLPPYEISTQVYKEALFYGILPLMEQLGEHIRHDFLTQIPSYNEKPGLERCNTHKFLH; translated from the exons ATGGCAGACGAAGAAGAG TTCCCACAAGTCATTCCTCTCAACGTCGGCGGCCACACCTTCACCACGACCTTGATGACCTTGCGTCGCCACGAGGACTCCATGCTGGCGGCCATGTTCTCCGGGCGCCACCGGGCTACCCAGGATGCCGAGGGGCGCTACTTCATCGACCGGGAAGGAACGTACTTCATCCACATCTTAAACTTCCTTCGTAGCGAGACATTACCACCTTACGAGATATCCACTCAG GTGTACAAGGAGGCTCTGTTCTACGGCATCCTCCCCCTCATGGAACAGCTGGGCGAGCACATTCGTCACGATTTCCTCACGCAGATCCCCAGCTACAACGAAAAACCTGGCCTGGAGCGGtgtaacacacacaaatttCTTCACTAA
- the LOC118425154 gene encoding BTB/POZ domain-containing protein KCTD7-like isoform X1, with protein sequence MADEEEFPQVIPLNVGGHTFTTTLMTLRRHEDSMLAAMFSGRHRATQDAEGRYFIDREGTYFIHILNFLRSETLPPYEISTQVYKEALFYGILPLMEQLGEHIRHEFLSQIPSYNESLERMIEHARKEAMAEYGRYSKVPVCIFKRAFEQVKARQEDPDLDPTIAEDYVEEHECKEQEGIASFGPWEGIPTEGDLIECIILDLADKGYKCINEYEAGGAPTCKKFWVVEKPEFFCGRVGDEEKQDRLQEEIVSFQVQMVVTGSDDRFRPTQFLFLGSQSFKKYC encoded by the exons ATGGCAGACGAAGAAGAG TTCCCACAAGTCATTCCTCTCAACGTCGGCGGCCACACCTTCACCACGACCTTGATGACCTTGCGTCGCCACGAGGACTCCATGCTGGCGGCCATGTTCTCCGGGCGCCACCGGGCTACCCAGGATGCCGAGGGGCGCTACTTCATCGACCGGGAAGGAACGTACTTCATCCACATCTTAAACTTCCTTCGTAGCGAGACATTACCACCTTACGAGATATCCACTCAG GTGTACAAGGAAGCTCTGTTCTATGGCATCCTTCCCCTCATGGAGCAGCTTGGCGAGCACATACGGCACGAGTTCCTCTCGCAGATCCCCAGCTACAACGAAAGCCTGGAGCGAATGATTGAGCACGCCAGGAAAGAAGCCATGGCGGAGTACGGGCGTTACTCCAAAGTTCCTGTCTGCATCTTTAAACGGGCCTTTGAGCAGGTTAAAGCAAGACAAGAAGATCCTGACTTAGACCCGACCATCGCGGAAGACTATGTAGAAGAGCACGAGTGTAAGGAACAAGAAGGGATCGCGAGTTTTGGACCGTGGGAAGGGATACCCACAGAAGGCGACCTTATAGAGTGTATAATACTGGACCTAGCAGATAAAGGGTACAAGTGTATTAATGAATACGAGGCAGGGGGCGCGCCTACATGTAAAAAGTTCTGGGTGGTCGAAAAACCGGAGTTCTTTTGCGGACGCGTCGGCGACGAGGAAAAGCAAGATCGTCTGCAAGAAGAGATTGTATCATTTCAGGTTCAAATGGTGGTGACTGGAAGTGATGATAGATTCCGGCCAAcccaatttttatttcttggttcacagagtTTTAAAAAGTATTGCTAA